The DNA segment AATCTTGTTTCAGGTAAAATAACAGGCAGTGAGGCATTGATTCGCTGGGTGAATCCTGAGCTTGGAATTGTCTATCCCGATGAATTTATACAGATAGCTGAAGAAAGTCACCTAATCTTGTCTATTGATAGATGGGTAATGCTTGAAGCTTGTAAACAAGTAAAAAAATGGCTGGACTCTGGTCTGTCGGCCTTACCCGTAGCAGTAAATGTTTCTGCAGTCAATTTCAGAAATAAGCATTTTTTGGAAAACATTATTTTAATCCTTGAAAAAACCGGGCTACCTCCTGACTACCTTGAATTAGAACTCACCGAAAGCATACTCATGGACAACGCAGAATCCTCTGTGTTGACGCTGAAAGCAGTAAAAGATATGGGAATAAAACTTGCCATTGATGACTTTGGTGTTGGGTTTTCCAGTTTGTCCTATATAAGACAATTTCCAATAGACACCCTGAAGATAGATCGATCTTTTGTTGATGAGATTAATTCAAATAAAGATAACGCAGCCATTGTCAGTGCTGTGATAGGAATAGGTAAAAATCTTAATCAGAGAGTCATTGCCGAAGGTGTAGAAACACCGGAACAGCTAAGTTTCCTTCAGGCGATGGACTGCGATGAAGGACAAGGCTTCCATTTTAATCATCCCATGCTTGCAGAGGATTTCACTTTATTATTAGAAACCGAAAGAAAAGGCCAAATATTATCAAATATGACCGGATGTTTATAATCACCTCAAATTATATGGTGGTTAAAGTAAAATACAAACAGTGATTGTCTGGAAACTGGAACTTTTTGTTTAGTTCAATGCGGATAAAAAATTTTAAGGGTTGAGTTTTAAATCTGGCTCAAAGATTCATGCAAAGACAGTTTTAGTTTAGCTGGTAATTAAATAACAAAAAGGAGAACATCATGCTGTGGACAATTTTTGTGATACTTTTAGTTTTATGGTTGTTGGGACTTGTAAGCAGTTACACTTTGGGAGGTTTCATCCATATTCTGTTGATAATTGCAGTTATCGTTTTAGTAATTAATCTTATCGGAGGACGAAAAAAGTTATAGCAGCCTGCTGGAGTACAAAGTAAGTATCAATTTTAGTTTTGTTCGGCAAAGCTCCCAGTGACAACTTAGTTGTCACAGGATAAAAACTAATATTTTAAAGTAAGAGGGCGGAAAGTAAATAAAGAATAGTATTCTATGGGTCAGCTCTCAATAAACCCCATCTTCAAGGTTTGTATCCATTAACAAACCTTACAAAATTATTGTTTCGCTACAAATATAGTTACAAAACCTAAATCCAGTGGTTTAAAGCTAGTTTGTTCACCCCGGCAACTTCACTGATAGAGCATGAAGGTATTTCCCTGAAAAATCCTGAAATTTATTTGTGACAGCGAACTCAACCTCATTGCCTAGTGCTTTGAAGTGTTCTTTACCGCATGCGATTTTGGCTTTTTCAGAGGGACGAAGAGCATCGGTGAATAAGGTACTTTTGGTTTCTACTACAAAATAGAGTTTTTCTTTGCCATCTATCTTAATCAAAACGGCCCAGTCCGGATTATAGGTTCCCAGGGGAGTGTCAATTTTGAACCAGTCCGGAAGCTTGGCATATAGCTTTATGTCGTTGCTTCGTTCAAAGGCGGTGGCAAACTTCAGCTCTATATCGGAATCGTACACCACATGGTCAAAGACCGACTTCTGGCTTTCGACCATGTTTTTTTGTAGATAACCAAACAGCTCGTTATCACTGAAAAGTTCCTGGCCATAAAACTGATTGTCGCCAATCTTGTGATATTTGATGCCATCGACAATAAAAAGACGCATTTGCCGCTGGATAATGGTTGAAACCTGTTCGATGAATTTTTGCGGGTTGTTTTTGAATGACTCTAAACGGCCACTGTCATTAATGATCTTAACAATCGTTCGGCGGGTCAGGTTAGTTTCATTTTGGAGATAGGTAATAAGGTCAGGGAGTTCAAAAGACTTAGAGTCATAAACACTTGCAACTCCAGAATTATTTTCAACATGAACACTACCACGATCAATATCAATCTTTGACTTACGATAAATAAACCTGGCTTTACCAACCTGTAAATTAGCTTTGATCTCTTCTGCACATTTTTTAGTAAGTGCGTCCACATCAAAATCCACTCTAAAGGTGGTTTTATACTTGATCCGATCCCAGAGTTTCTTAAAATCATCGCTTAAAAACACGGCTTTGTTCAGTGATATTTTTTTCTTATCATCACGGTTTTTGATATTGAGGTTGCCGGATACTTTTTTCAATACTGCAGCGATTTGAGGGTAAGCGCTCAATAAACCCCATCTACAAAAGTACAAAAAGCCCCAGTA comes from the Desulforegulaceae bacterium genome and includes:
- a CDS encoding lmo0937 family membrane protein gives rise to the protein MLWTIFVILLVLWLLGLVSSYTLGGFIHILLIIAVIVLVINLIGGRKKL